The genomic window AATATTAGTACCGCCGAAGATCCAATTGAGTATTCCTTACCAGGAATTACCCAAGTACAGGTAATTCGGGAAAAAGGCATGGATTTTGCTTCAATTTTGCGCTCCTTCTTGCGCCAAGATCCTGATGTAATATTAGTGGGGGAAACTCGCGATAAAGAAACAGCTAAAACGGCAATTGAAGCGGCTTTAACCGGACACTTAGTTTTAACTACTCTCCATACCAACGATGCCGCCGGAGCAATTTCGCGGTTAGACGAAATGGGTGTAGAACCCTTCATGGTATCGGGTTCGCTCTTGGGGGTAGTTGCCCAACGTCTAGTACGGCGCGTTTGTGTTCAGTGCAAGATTGCTTACACCCCAACGGCGGCAGAACTTGCTAGATTTGGCTTATCAAGTTCTTCTCAAGAAGTCGCAATTAGTCTTTACAAAGCCAATAGTTTACAACCAGAACAAATCCAGCAAGCTCGAAATACTGGGGAACTTTGCTCAAACTGTAGTGGAATAGGTTACAAAGGACGTTGTGGTGTTTATGAAGTTATGCGGATCACCGAGCGGTTGCAAACTTTGATTACTGAAGGAGCGCCCACCGAAAGGCTCAAAGAAGTTGCCGTAGAAGAAGGAATGGTCACTTTGCTAGCTTATAGCCTCAACTTGGTAAGAGAAGGAAGTACAACTTTGGAAGAAGTAGAACGAGTAACCTTTACCGATTCGGGATTAGAGTCTGAACTCAAAGCCAAACGCAAAAGTTCTTTGGAATGCCGTAATTGCCATGCTCAATTACAACAAGAATGGTTAGATTGTCCTTACTGCATGACTAATCGTTTTCAAGAATAAACAATTTTAAGTTTAAGATTTGCCCTAAAACAACGACGTTGCTATTTCCAGCCTTAAATATATTTAACTAGGAGAAAAAACATGGAGTACATGATTGAAGACTTAATGGAGCAAGTAGTGGAAAGTGGTGGCTCCGACTTGCACTTATCGGCGGGTTTACCTCCCTACATTCGTGTCAGTGGCAAATTAACGCCCACAGAACACGAACCATTGACCCCAGAACAATGTCAGCGACTAATATTTAGTATGCTCAACAACACCCAACGCAAAAACTTAGAGCAAAACTGGGAACTAGATTGCTCCTATGGTGTAAAGGGGTTAGCTCGCTTCCGGGTAAACGTATATAAAGATCGCGGTACTTATGCGGCTTGTTTGCGGGCTTTGTCTTCCAAAATTCCGGCGATGGAATTATTAAATTTGCCCAACATCGTCCGGGAAATATCCGAAAAGCCCAGAGGACTTGTACTGGTAACGGGGCCGACGGGATCGGGTAAGACTACAACCCTAGCTTCCATGATCAATAATATCAATATGACTCGCTCCGAGCATATTTTGACGGTGGAAGATCCGATCGAATTTATCTACGAACCACTGAAAAGTTTGATTCACCAGCGTCAAGTGGGAGAAGATACGAGAAGCTTTGCTAACGCTTTAAGAGCAGCTTTGCGCGAAGATCCAGACGTGATTTTGGTAGGAGAAATGCGCGACTTAGAAACTATCCAGTTGGCAATTTCGGCGGCGGAAACTGGTCACTTAGTATTTGGAACTTTACACACAAGTTCTGCCGCTCAAACTGTTGACCGGATGGTGGATGTTTTCCCTCCTGAGCAACAACAACAAATCCGCGTCCAGCTATCTAACTCTTTGATTGCCGTATTTAGTCAAACTTTAGTATCTAAGAAAAAGCCTAAACCTAACGAATTTGGACGGGTAATGGCGCAAGAAATTATGATTGTTACCCCGGCTATTTCTAACTTAATTCGGGAAGGCAAAACCGCTCAAATCTACTCAGCAATTCAAACAGGGGGTAAGTTGGGAATGCAAACTTTGGAGAAAGTGTTATCGGACTTGTACAAAGCTGGAACTATCTCTTTTGAAGCTGCGATGTCTAAAACGTCTAAAGTTGATGAGTTACAGCGTTTGATTGGTGGAGTTCCGGGAAGCGCAACACCAGGCGCAAAACCAGGAATGGCGGGTATGCAAGCTCGTTAGTTTTCTCTAGAGATGTTATAAAAGCTTCTCTATTTACTAAGTTATCTATTACAAATTATTAGGAGAAAGGCTATGCCTACCTACGTTGCCCGTGTTCGAGATTCTAAAGGGAATGCGAGAAAAGAAAAAGTTATTGCAGCTTCCCCCTTTATAGCCCGTTCCAACTTACGGGAAAGAGGTCTTGTAATTCAAGACTTGAAGCAAGCTCAAGAATTTAAACTAAGTGGAGATTTAGACCTCAGTCAATTTACCGCCGCTTTGGCAAAAGTTTCTGTTAAGGACAAAGCGGTTTTTTCCCGTCAGTTTGCGGTGTTGACCAATGCGGGAGTAGCGATCGTTCGCAGCCTTGGGGTACTAGCTGAACAAGCGCCTAACCCAAAGCTAAAAAAAGCCTTAATTGAAATTAGTGAGGACGTGCAGCAGGGAGTAAACCTTTCTGATGCAATGCGCAAGCACCCGCAATGTTTTGATAATTTGTACGTCAGCATGGTGCAAGCAGGAGAGGTTGGCGGTGTACTTGACGAAGTTATGAATCGTTTATCTAAGTTGTTGGAAGATGTCGCAAGACTACAAAATCAAATTAAATCCGCTTTAGCTTACCCGATCGCTGTGGGCATATTAGCTTTACTGATTTTCTTGGGTATGACAATATTTCTAATTCCAATTTTTGCGGATATTTTCAAACAATTAGGCGTAGAGTTACCGCCTCTAACGCAGTTTATGCTTACCATTAGCGAAACAATTACAAGTTGGAAGGTTTTTATTCCGATTGTTGTATTTATGGGTAGTAGTTTCTTTTTGCAGCAATACTACAGAACTCGGCTTGGTCGAGAAACCATAGACCGCCTTTCTTTAAAAGTACCTTTGTTTGGCGACTTGATTCAAAAATCTGCCGTAGCTCGTTTTAGCCGGACTTTTGGCGCTTTGACTCGTTCAGGCGTACCGATTTTGACGGCTTTAGAAATTGTCCGCGATACGGCGGGAAATCAAGTAATTGCTAATGCTTTGGATGCTTCAAGGTTAGAGATTCAGCAAGGTGGCATGATTAGTTTGGCTTTGAAGAAAGATGCAGTTTTTCCAACTATGGCGATTCAAATGATTAGTATTGGTGAGGAAACTGGGGAATTAGATCAAATGCTGATGAAAGTAGCTGATTTTTATGAAGACGAGGTAGAACAAGCAGTAAAAGCGCTTACCAGCGTCATCGAACCAATTATGATTGTGGTTTTAGGCGGAATGGTAGGAGTAATTTTGCTATCAATGTATTTACCAATGTTTAAGGTATTTGAAACTCTAGGTTAAAACAAAAAAGTTGTGTAGGGGAGACTAACACCCCTGCAATTTACCTTTAGTTCTAAAGGTTTTTGTTTGCCTAAAAAATAGCTAATTTAAAATATGACGAGTAAAAAATCTGATTACGAACAGTTATTGGCACAATACAGCAATCCAGGATCTGCGATCGCACTTCTCAAGCAACACCGTCCTTATTTAGAGGCTATTCCTAGTCTCCGTCGCGCTGAAGAAAGTTTAATTACTATTCCTTTACCAGTTGTGCGCTTGCGTCAACCCGCTTCTAGCTTTTCTGAAAAAACTACGGAAACTAGAATGCTACCTTGTGAAGTGGCTATATTAATGTGCGATCCAGAATGGAAAATCAAGACAGGCATAGAGCTTTTTGTTTTTATTCACCGCCCTGATGAAGATTTTTCTGATTTACTGCGGCGCTGGCGACAAATTCAAGTTTGGCTAGATAAGGATTATGAATGGGTAATGCCTCCCCGCTACAAACATATCTTTAGTGAAGGAGCTAATGCTATTCACCCTTTGTTTGTGGTCTTTCCAGAAACTCCAGAAAGAATAAAAAAAGGCTTGCAAGGTGCAAATTTGCCTTTTGTGCCGCAAGTAATTACGGCGGATAATGAAGAAATAGCTTCGTTGACCAAAGAAAATGTTTAGAGAGACGTTTCGGTGAAACGTCTCTACAATTCTATTTGACAAACTGGGGCATAATTTCCGCCGCCGTAAATAAACCGTAAATTCCCCGCTTTTGCAGTCCAATTCCGGCTTTGAGATAACCAAAAGCAGTTCCGCAAACGTTTGCTGCCATGCTGGTTTCGTCTCCTAGAGTAAAAGTATGAGTGGAAATTTTGCCTTCAAAGGTTCTACCCGTTACCTGAACATTGGTGCTGAGGGGTTTTTTGGGATTACGAGTATCGACTACGCCTCCAACAGTAACGCGATCACGATCGCATATCCCAGCTAATTCCAACATCACATCGTCGGCGTGTTCCATATTTTCTAAAGTTAATACGCCATTAGTTTCATCTAGCAAAGCTTCTACTTGTGCGTCAGTCATGGCTCTTGCTCTTTCGACGCTATAACCTGGTAAATGAGCGATATCTTCTCTAATTGTTGCTCTATAAGCTTCCCAGTTGGCAATTCCTACGCCAAAGGTAATTTTGACGCTATGAACTTCGGCGTAGCTTTGGGCCGCTAAAACGGCGGCGGCGGTTAGTAATCCTGGTGTTGCGCCACAGCCTGTTAAATAGGTAATTTTGGCAGCTTGGAAGTCTGATTTTAAGGCTAATAGTTGCTCTACAGCGCTTGTGCGTTTGATTGCGTCTACTAATACTCCTTGCCAATGCGATCGCATAAACATTTGCGCTACAGACGCTATAAAGGTATTTGGCAAGTTAGGTAAGGCTAAAAAATAACCATCTACTTCCGAGTTTTCGATTAATTCTTGAATACTTTGGTTACTGAGTATTCCCTCGGCTTGTAAATATCCTACCGAGCCTTGAGAGCTATAAGCACTAATACATTTATCTACATTTAACCCTTGGGGGGCGTAAGCATAGCCTTTGAGATCGGCTACTGCTACTAAAATCATCTCGCTTTTGGGGGCAATTAATTTAGCCGCCGCTTGTCCTAATCCACCAAAACCCAATACTCCTACGCGCATTGGAGTAGTAAAACTTTTAATATCGGCACTCATGCCTGTTACCCATACTGAACGAATTTTAATTATCGTAAACTTTTGCCGCTTTATTTCGCCTCTTTTAGCGCAAAAATTCCTTTATTTGTAACGTTAGAAAGCGATCGCGCTAATTGTAAAGTTTTTTATCTCCCTTGACGGCAGCGTATAGTTAAGGGAAACTTACATATAACTAATGCCACCGCTCAGTTATTTATAATTTTTGTATCTTTTGGATTCTATCTAATTTGATAGATGAAAAAGTAAGCTACATAGCTGACAAATTAGTTATAAGCAATTTTTGCTTAAGTTATGTAAATTTTTAGTACAGTTATGTAATTCTATGCTGTAGGAAATTTAGCGATATATGGAAACTTTAGAGTTTGTTATTTATCCAGACGGTAGAGTGATGGAAACAGTTACCGGAATTATTGGCGCTTCTTGTGCGGAAGTTACCGCAGCCATTGAAGCCCAGTTAGGAACAGTAGTTGACACAGAACAAACCTCAGACTTTTTTACCGCTCAAGTTTATCAAACTAACGTTACTACAACTCAAAATGCCTTGAATTCGTGGTAGCTTATATTTTTTATTTTGTTTAGTCTTCTTTACTTACAAACACCATGTCACATTTTAGCCAAATCAAAACTCAAATCCGCAACTTAAACTCTTTACAAGCTGCGCTTACGGATTTAGGAATTAAGTGGAAAGCCGAACCTGAGACAGTACGGGGTTATCGGGGACAAAGCCGGGAAGCGGCGATCGCAATTGAGCAAGAAAACGGCTATGATTTAGGGTTTAGCTGGAATGGCAAAGAATACGAATTGGTAGCGGATTTACAATATTGGCAACAACCTTTATCCGTTAAGGGTTTCTTGCGCCAGGTAACTCAACGTTATGCTTACCATACAGTAGTTAACGAAACAGCAAAGCAAGGTTTTCAAATTTCCGAACAACAACAAAATACCGATGGTTCAATTCGGCTTTTAGTGCAGCGTTGGAGTAATTAATGGCTGAATTTGGACAAGAGCGCTCGGAATTAGAACCAGAATTAGGGGGAATTTTTCGAGACAATCCGGAGCGTTCTGGTTTCGAGCCAGAATTGGGGGGTATAGTCCGGCAAAATGGCGTATATGTAGATGAAGTAATCTGTATTGGTTGCAAGCATTGCGCCCATGTAGCCCGAAATACCTTTTATATTGAGCCAGATTATGGGCGATCGCGGGTAATTCGCCAAGATGGGGACTCAGAAGAATTAATTCAAGAAGCCATTGATACTTGTCCAGTCGATTGCATCCATTGGTTAGATTATACAGAAGTCAAAAAACGCGAAGAAGAACGCCAATATCAAGCAATTCCGCTAATTGGATATCCCGTAGATGAGGCGGTAGTTGCGGCACATAGGCGACGCAATAAACAGGAAAAATTAGCTCGGAAAAAAGGAAAATATTAGAGAAGTTAAAAAAGCGGTTGTTTAATACAATCGCTTTTTTGTTTAATATATAGCGATTGTATATGTTTTTTGACATACTCACTGGGCTGAAGCCGCAGTGATTCTTGACGCTTCAACGACGGATGCTACCAAAGTAGTCTTACTCTGTCTCTGCGTCCGTTTAGAGTCGTGCCTATGCCCAGTGCCGACTTTGTTTATATTTTTAGCTGCATTCTCATCGCGATCTTGTTGAATACCGCAATTGATGCAAAGTACAGACCTTATTGATAGGTCTAGCTTCCCCCATTTATAGCCGCAATCGTTACATATTTGGCTAGTGGGTTCCCATCTACTGATTACTCGAAAGTCTCTGTTATATTTTTCTGCTTTAGCTTCACAAAAAGTCCTAAATTCACGCCATCCTAAGAGACTAATTGCTCTAGATAGTTTGCGATTTTTGACCATACCAGAGACATTCAAATCTTCTAAAATTATTGTTTGGTTCTCACTAACAACTTTAGTAGATAGTTTATGCAAAAAGTCTTTACGAGTATCAGCTATTCGATTGTGGGTTTTTGCTATCTTTAGGCGGGTTTTATTCCTATGCTTAGAATTTTTTTGTTGACGGGCTAATTTCTTTTGAAATGAGCGAACTTTACGATCTAACTTTTTATAGCTAGGGCTTACTGCTTTAGTTCCGTCAGACATCACTGCAAAGGTTTTAATACCTAAATCAATCCCGATGCTTTGATTAATAGCTTCTGTAGAAACTGATTCAATTTCAATTACAAAGCTTAAGAAATAGCGGTCGGCACAATCTTTAATGACGGTTACTGAACTTGGCTCAGATGGCAAAGCTCTTGACCAAATAGGCGTAAGATTGCCAATTTTAGCTAAATAGACAGAACCATTTTTAATGCTAAACCCAGAAGTCACAAAGGTAGCCGATTGCTTGTTAGTCCTCTTTTTAAATTTGGGATAACCTACTTTTTTACCTTTTCTTTTGCCTTTGCAGGAATCAAAAAAGTTTTTGTAAGCGGAGTCTATTGCTTTTAAAGACTGTTGCAAGGGGACTGAAGATACTTCAGACAACCATTTACGCTCATCAGTCTTTTTAGTTTGAGTTAACAATCCAGCTAATTTGTTGTAGCCCAGATACTTATCCGTCTCTTTGCTAAAAGCTAGGGCATCATTCCAAACTACTCGCACACAACCAAACAATGATCGCAGTCTCTTTTGCTGTTGGTTTGTCGGATAGAAACGGTATTGATACCTAGCTTTCATTGCTTATGCTAAAATTGGTCTACAGCTATATATTAACTTGGTCTACAGTAAATGACAACCCAATTACGCAGGGAAAGACACTCTGTTTCTAGCCTTAAAATACATTTGGTGTGCGTAACTAAATATCGTCGGTCGGTGTTTACTTCGGAAAGCCTTAGTTTGATTGAAATATCATTTAATGAAGTGGCAAAAAAAATGGATTTTCAGGTACTTGAATTTAATGGAGAATCTGACCACATCCATGTACTAATTGAATTTCCCCCTAAGCTTTCTATCTCTCAAATGGTTAACGCGCTAAAGGGAGTATCTAGCCGCCGCTACGGTCAAGCTGGACACCCTAAGCCTTATGGAAAGGAAGCTCTCTGGAGTCCATCGTACTTTGTTAGTTCTGTTGGTGGTGCGCCTATTGAGGTTCTGAAAAAGTATATCCAGAATCAAGAAAAGCCGTGCTGAAGCAACGGGGTTTTTACCCACTTTTCTGATAATCATTTTCCGTCGCAAGGCCTTGCGCCCCTACAAGTCCACAATTGATTAGACCTCCGGTATGAATAGTAATAACTCCTCTGTTCTATAACTTTTACACCAATTATTTACACAAACGTACTCAAAAAGCACCAATAATAGTACGGAATTACTATAAATCAATCTTTTCAAGATAGGCTGAAAACCCTTGAAGTGACTGAATTGCTTGTGTTTAATTAATGCCAGGACGCAGATTTGAACTGCGGACACGAGGATTTTCAGTCCTCTGCTCTACCAACTGAGCTATCCCGGCGCACAGCAACTTGTGTTTTGAGTGCTTTATTAAGCTAGCAAATATAGATAGTTTTGGCAAGCAAATAATCAAAAAAACTTAAGCTGTCTTGATTATCAACTTAGCAGTACCAAAAATCGCCAAAAATAGCACAAATTGCACCAAAACAATACTAGGCCCGGAAGCTAAGTTGAATAAACCAGATATCACCATTCCAGCGAGGCTACTTATTGCCCCAAGAAATACAGATAGAGTGAGAAAGCGTGTAAAGTGATGGCTGAGAAGTTTGGCGCTAGAAGCAGGAATGACTAAAAAAGCATTGACTAGCAACACTCCTACAGCTTTAATTGCTACGGCGACAGCTAGAGACAGCAAAACTACAAAAAAGTAACGATATAACTGTACAGGAATCCCCTGAACTTGCGCCACTGCTGGATTGAGAGTGAGTAATATTTGCTGGCGAAGTGTAGACAATAAAAAAACCGCCGCACCTACTAGCACGATCGCAGTCAAAATTAAATCAGTAGTATTAATGGCAAGAATATCGCCAAATAGTACCGCCATTAAGTTACCGCGATAGCCTTTAATTAAGCTTGTCAGGATAACACCGACAGCTAAAGCCCCCGATAAAACAATGCTAAGTACGTTGTCACTAGCTAAATCAGTTTGATCGATTAAATACAGCACCACTAAGCCAAATACTAAAGTAAAGGGCAAAAGCATTAAAGTGGGTTCTATATGCAGTAATACGCCCAAAGCCACACCAATTAAAGCCGCATGACCGACTGCATGGCTAAAAAACGATAGTTGACGTAAGGTAACAAAACTCCCTAGTAAGCCGCCTAGGAGTCCCATTAATACCCCACCAGCGAGCGCTCTTTGCATGAAAGGAAACTGTAATAGAGTTACTAAGTTTTGAATATTAGTTACAGCAAAATAGAAATCAGGATTAAACATCAGCAAAAATAAACGCATTAATACCCTTAGTGTGAGGCAATTTCGCTTTTGTTATGGTGAAAATTATTTTAAAGCGCGATCGCCCTATAGCAATCCGTTTTGATTTATAAACATTTTCCGTAGGGGCGCAATGCATTGCGCCCCTACACGTTCGTAATTGATGCGAGGATCGCCCTAGCAATGATAATTACCCATTCTCAAATTCATCTAGACGATATTGCTCAGTTTCTCTCTAACTTTTTTAGGGTAGATCGTTTTAGCAATGACCAAAATGGGGTGTATATACCATCAGAAAGAGCGATCGCCCGTTTTGGACTTGCCTTAGAACCTTGGTCAGAACTCGCTGCCTGGACGCAGCAAGAGCGCTTAGACGGGCTATTTTTACATCGCCCTTGGCAAATGCCAACGGTTGATATTGGTGTAATTGCTTATCATTTAGCTTTTGATGAATCTTTAACTATTGGTTTTAATCCTCGCCTCGCAACGGTACTAGAAATATCTAATTTGGAAGTGCTAGGGGAAAAAGAGGGACGCGCTATTGGGATGATAGGAGACATTGAGCGCCATAGTTTCGATAAATATTGCGATCGCCTCAACCAAATTTTTCATGGGTGCGATCGCGTAATTCCCGGCACTACAGGCGATATTTCGCGGGTGGCGGTGGTGGGTGCAATGACAGATGTTTTAGTCCGCGAAGCTAAAGATCGAGGGGCAAATATTTACATTACCGGACAATTGAGGCAACCAGGTAAACTAGCTTTAGCTGAAACTGGGATTAGTTGCGTAGCTATTGGACACAGACGCAGTGAAGAATGGGGATTGCGGTCATTATCTGGCTTGCTGCGCGATCGCTTTAGTCAATTAGAGGTTATTTTACCTAAATAATTTTCCACAAGTTTCAAAATCCGTTCTGACGCATGACCATCACCAAAAGGATTAATTGCTGTAGACATTTTTTGATAAGCAGTTTCATCGCTTAATAATTCCTTTGCATTCGAGACAATGACATCGGGATTAGTGCCTACAAGCTTTGCCGTACCTGCTGTTACAGCTTCCGGGCGTTCGGTAGTTTCCCGCAATACTAATACAGGTTTGCCTAAACTTGGCGCTTCTTCTTGTAATCCGCCGGAATCAGTTAGTAAAAGATAGGATTTGGCGATCGCGCCGACTAATTGAGCATAATCTAAGGGTTCTGTTAAAAATACTCGCGGATGATTGCCTAATAGTTGCTGTAAAGGTTCGCGCACTGTAGGGTTGCGATGCAAGGGTAATAGTAAAGCTGTATCGGGAAATAATTCTAATAATTGTAAAAAGCTTTGAGCAATATCTTGAAGTGGTTCGCCCCAATTTTCCCTTCTATGCACGGTTGCGAGTAAAACGCGGTATTTTGACCAGTCTAAACCCTTGATATCGCAAGCTGGTTGACGTTTGGCGACAGCGAGTAAAGCATCAATAACGGTATTTCCTGTATGGTGAATTTCCCCCACAACTCCCGAACGTTGCAGATTTTCCACTGCTAAAGTTGTGGGTGCAAAATGCAATTGCGTAAGCTGCGAAATTAACCGCCGATTGGCTTCTTCGGGAAAGGGATTAAATAAATCGTCGGTTCGCAATCCTGCTTCAACGTGACCTACAGGAATTTGTTGATAAAATGCTGCTAAAGTCGCTGCAAAAGCTGTAGTAGTATCGCCTTGAACGATGACAAAATCCGGCTTATTTTGTTTAAACAACTTCTCTAAACCGCGTAAACTACGTTCGGTAATATCTGTAAGCGATTGTCCCGCTTGCATAATCTCTAAATCTTTATCGGCTTTGAGGTCAAATAGCTGCATTACTTGTTCGACCATTTCTCGATGCTGACCTGTTAAAATTACCTCCACGTCTACAGATTGGGCTTTTTGAAACTCTTGAATTACGGGAGCAAGTTTAATTGCTTCGGGGCGCGTACCTAAAATAATATTTACTTGGGGTTTAAGCATATTCCTTTAATTACTGATTAAATTTCTAATCGATCGCATAAGTCAGCCAGGTAAAAACACCATTTTTAGCCACTTTCGGCAATGCCAAACGCCAAGTTTTACCTTCTTTTTGGCGCTGCAAATAAAGATCGAAGGGGTTTTTCTGTTGGCTTATTTTTTTTGAAAACTTAGACGCAGGAATACTCCCGCGCTCAAGTTTCCGCTCAATTGTAAAGTCATAAGTACCTTGGATTCGATAACCTGTTAATTTGTCAATGCTTAATGGCTGCTTTTGGGTAATATTTACTTGGGAAATGTCCAATTTACTAACGTTTTGCTGTAACTGCTGTTGAAGTTGCCGAGTTTGCAAAGCGATCGCATTAGTTACTATTTCTCTGTTTGGTTCTCCGCTAATACAACCTGTCAGCAATAACACTAAAACTAAAATTAACCGCCACATAACTACTTTTATTGCAAGTTTCCAGCGTTAGTATAAGCTTGAGAACCCAAATAATCCTATCTATGTCCTCAATTAGTCACGCACTCAAAGAATGGGCGATCGCCATTAATGCCTTAGAACAAGGTAAAACAATTATGTTGCTGCGTAAAGGCGGCATCAAAGAAAGCAATGGTAAATTTGTTGTCCCGCGCGATCGCATTCTCCTTTATCCCACTTACGAACATCAACAACCAGCACTTTTAAAACCTGAGTATCAAAGCAGTGTTACCCCCGTAGCTTCCGGCTGGCATCCTCAGCAAGTTACTATATCTAGCTGGGCAGAAATTACCGATGTTTTGCCTGTCAGTGAAGAAAATACAGTAAAAGCGCTTTTACCTTTCCATGTCTGGAACGAAGAATTTATCACAACTCGCTTAAAATGGAAACCGCGCCAACCTATCTACATTCTGTTACTACGCACTTACAAGCTACCAGTACCCCAAGTTATCGATTATCGTACTGAATACGGCGGTTGCACGTCTTGGGTCGATCTAGGTTTGGGTATTGATTGCGATCGCACTTCCCCAGTTTTGCTAGATGATACTTATAAACATTTAACTACCGAAATTCGTCAGATAATCGGCAGTAACTTAACTTTTGCTTAAATATTTTATATCAATCCTAAATAGACTTCTTGCGTAAATAATTTTTTGCCCCCCTAACCCCCCAATTCTGGGGGGAGACAGAGTTTGAAATCCCCCAAAGTTGGGGGATTTAGGGGACGATCTTAAGATTCATTCAAGAGGTCTAATAGACGGCGTTTGAGTAGCAAGTGTGACAAAAACCACTCTAAGAGCTTTTAGCCAAGTTAAGTCAACGAGCGCGCGTGGGCTTTCACCGGTGCGAGATCGCACTTGAAATTTTTAGACCGCCTGTATAATTAGTAATTCTATACTTATTAAAACTTTGCTATGACAGAGTTTCAGGCAAAACATTTTTTTTCTCCGTTGCTACTCCAACCCCATTTCAGGCTTTGCAGTTGGGCAATTAAGGCTGATTCTAGTTCGGCTTCGATTTGAGTAGTCATAGATGAATGCTAGGTAACTGTTTGAATGTCAGTTTTAGAAAAATCGTCGCCTTTAAACAATAATGACTGATTGAGATATTTGGCGATCGCATAACTACAACAATCACCCCACAGTCCGCTCGGACTCTGCTCATAGC from Synechocystis sp. PCC 7509 includes these protein-coding regions:
- a CDS encoding type II toxin-antitoxin system VapC family toxin, with the translated sequence MISKSEFKKSQKFSAIQQIIKRCESLPVIDERTPDEILGYEQSPSGLWGDCCSYAIAKYLNQSLLFKGDDFSKTDIQTVT
- the wecB gene encoding non-hydrolyzing UDP-N-acetylglucosamine 2-epimerase; the encoded protein is MLKPQVNIILGTRPEAIKLAPVIQEFQKAQSVDVEVILTGQHREMVEQVMQLFDLKADKDLEIMQAGQSLTDITERSLRGLEKLFKQNKPDFVIVQGDTTTAFAATLAAFYQQIPVGHVEAGLRTDDLFNPFPEEANRRLISQLTQLHFAPTTLAVENLQRSGVVGEIHHTGNTVIDALLAVAKRQPACDIKGLDWSKYRVLLATVHRRENWGEPLQDIAQSFLQLLELFPDTALLLPLHRNPTVREPLQQLLGNHPRVFLTEPLDYAQLVGAIAKSYLLLTDSGGLQEEAPSLGKPVLVLRETTERPEAVTAGTAKLVGTNPDVIVSNAKELLSDETAYQKMSTAINPFGDGHASERILKLVENYLGKITSN
- a CDS encoding DUF1802 family protein, translated to MSSISHALKEWAIAINALEQGKTIMLLRKGGIKESNGKFVVPRDRILLYPTYEHQQPALLKPEYQSSVTPVASGWHPQQVTISSWAEITDVLPVSEENTVKALLPFHVWNEEFITTRLKWKPRQPIYILLLRTYKLPVPQVIDYRTEYGGCTSWVDLGLGIDCDRTSPVLLDDTYKHLTTEIRQIIGSNLTFA
- a CDS encoding Nif3-like dinuclear metal center hexameric protein, which codes for MIITHSQIHLDDIAQFLSNFFRVDRFSNDQNGVYIPSERAIARFGLALEPWSELAAWTQQERLDGLFLHRPWQMPTVDIGVIAYHLAFDESLTIGFNPRLATVLEISNLEVLGEKEGRAIGMIGDIERHSFDKYCDRLNQIFHGCDRVIPGTTGDISRVAVVGAMTDVLVREAKDRGANIYITGQLRQPGKLALAETGISCVAIGHRRSEEWGLRSLSGLLRDRFSQLEVILPK